A genome region from Pseudomonas sp. S06B 330 includes the following:
- a CDS encoding DUF2790 domain-containing protein translates to MKALLVLALGSLCSVAMADEVANGAAEQIPVEQYSYSQHLDIAKVISMSEVPNVCEVVPARMTYEDSQGQRHILEYRVMGNGCSNG, encoded by the coding sequence ATGAAAGCGTTACTGGTATTGGCACTTGGCAGTCTTTGCAGCGTGGCCATGGCCGACGAAGTTGCAAACGGTGCTGCCGAGCAGATTCCGGTTGAACAGTACAGTTACTCGCAGCACCTGGACATCGCCAAAGTCATTTCCATGAGCGAAGTCCCGAATGTCTGCGAAGTGGTCCCGGCGCGCATGACCTACGAGGACTCGCAGGGCCAGCGGCATATTCTTGAGTACCGTGTAATGGGTAACGGTTGCTCTAACGGATAA